The Chloroflexota bacterium genome window below encodes:
- a CDS encoding alkaline phosphatase family protein, whose translation MSKVVCIGLDGATFDLIKPFIAQGKLPTFKKLMGNGAFSELRSTVPPVTASAWSSFMTGKNPGAHGLFDFMQRRDDSYDLAPVSALDRDGKAIWDLVGDAGKKVIVMNVPVTWPPQPVNGLLVTGMLTPRNAENYTFPKELAEEIKSAIGEYIVYSDEVYSKGRGDIFLDALKHSANQRVCATEYLLQKYPWDLFVLVFPETDTVSHGLWSSYDATHHEHDPAEAAKFRDGILEIYQHIDGLLARLLSVTPALHASAGVTDTSVILMSDHGHGPVRNFLYVNNLLAQRGFMKFKPNLASQLKRVAFQLGLTPRFVYNILLAFGLGKLRRTLDKRRGGRGLLKRFFLSFADVDWSRTTAYSIGYIGEVHINRRGREPQGIVSPGDEYERVRADVINCLRELRSRDGAPLVEHIWKKEEIYRGVHLDQAPDILFLPRNLETIAFGDFEFGSNKIIEPSFGVSSSHRMNGIFIANGAGVKSTGEFSGAQLIDLAPTILHLMGLPVPTDMDGRVLSEALADTRAVEYGGTSEKSATTTEGYSDEEEREVMERLQDLGYIS comes from the coding sequence ATGTCTAAAGTTGTTTGCATTGGTCTCGATGGCGCGACGTTCGATCTGATCAAGCCGTTCATCGCGCAAGGTAAATTGCCAACATTCAAAAAATTGATGGGGAATGGCGCGTTCAGCGAACTGCGCTCGACGGTACCGCCGGTCACGGCGTCCGCGTGGTCGTCGTTTATGACCGGCAAAAATCCCGGCGCGCACGGCTTGTTCGATTTTATGCAACGCCGCGATGATTCGTACGACCTCGCGCCGGTCTCCGCACTGGATCGCGATGGCAAAGCGATCTGGGATTTGGTTGGCGATGCCGGCAAAAAAGTGATCGTGATGAATGTGCCGGTGACGTGGCCCCCCCAACCGGTCAATGGCTTGCTCGTCACTGGAATGCTCACGCCGCGTAACGCGGAGAATTATACGTTCCCGAAGGAACTCGCGGAGGAAATCAAATCTGCCATTGGCGAGTACATTGTTTATTCGGACGAAGTGTACTCAAAGGGTCGCGGCGACATTTTTCTTGACGCGCTCAAGCACTCGGCGAATCAACGTGTGTGCGCCACCGAATATCTTTTGCAAAAATATCCCTGGGATTTGTTCGTCCTCGTGTTTCCGGAAACGGATACGGTGTCGCACGGCTTGTGGTCGTCGTACGATGCAACGCACCACGAACACGACCCAGCCGAAGCGGCGAAATTCCGCGACGGCATTCTCGAAATCTATCAACACATTGATGGATTGCTTGCGCGACTATTATCTGTCACACCTGCACTGCACGCAAGTGCAGGGGTGACAGATACCTCCGTCATCCTAATGTCCGATCATGGTCACGGTCCCGTTCGCAATTTTCTCTACGTCAACAACCTGCTCGCGCAACGCGGCTTTATGAAATTCAAACCGAACCTCGCATCACAACTCAAACGCGTCGCGTTTCAACTGGGACTGACACCGCGCTTTGTGTACAACATTTTGCTCGCGTTCGGACTCGGCAAGTTGCGGCGAACGCTCGATAAGCGACGCGGCGGGCGCGGACTGCTCAAGCGATTTTTCCTCTCGTTCGCAGATGTGGACTGGTCGCGCACAACCGCGTACTCGATCGGGTACATCGGCGAAGTTCACATCAACCGGCGCGGGCGCGAGCCGCAAGGTATTGTTTCTCCGGGCGACGAATATGAACGTGTGCGCGCGGATGTAATCAATTGTCTACGCGAATTAAGGTCGCGCGATGGCGCGCCGCTCGTCGAACACATCTGGAAGAAGGAAGAAATTTATCGCGGCGTGCATCTTGACCAAGCGCCGGACATTTTGTTCCTGCCGCGCAATCTCGAAACGATTGCCTTCGGCGATTTTGAATTCGGGTCGAACAAGATTATCGAGCCGTCGTTTGGCGTGTCGTCGTCGCATCGGATGAACGGCATTTTCATCGCGAACGGCGCGGGCGTAAAAAGTACCGGCGAATTTTCCGGTGCACAGTTGATTGACCTTGCCCCTACGATTTTGCACTTGATGGGCTTGCCCGTGCCAACAGATATGGATGGACGCGTACTCAGTGAGGCGCTTGCTGATACGCGCGCGGTCGAGTACGGCGGCACATCGGAAAAGAGCGCGACGACGACGGAAGGATATTCGGATGAAGAAGAACGCGAAGTGATGGAGCGTTTGCAAGACCTCGGCTATATCTCTTGA